The segment TGCGCTGCCTTGTAAAAAGGCGGCATAAAATTTATACGATCACCACGATGAGGTGGTTGCGAAAGGCGCGAAATTACACTACAATTTCGCGCCTTTTGTTTTTATGCGCCGATTAATCTGCGCGTGAAATATTAATCACGGGGAGCTCCATTAACGGAGCGTTATCACCCAATAGAGGAATTATCATGGCTAAGAAAGTACAAGCCTACGTTAAGCTGCAAGTTTCAGCTGGTATGGCAAACCCGAGTCCTCCGGTAGGTCCGGCTCTGGGTCAGCAAGGCGTTAACATCATGGAATTCTGTAAAGCGTTCAACGCCAAAACAGAATCCCTTGAAAAAGGTCTGCCGATCCCAGTAGTGATCACCGTTTATTCTGACCGTTCTTTCACCTTCGTTACCAAAACCCCTCCTGCAGCAGTACTGCTGAAGAAAGCGGCTGGTATCAAGTCTGGTTCCGGCAAGCCGAACAAAGACAAAGTAGGTAAAGTATCTCGTGCTCAGGTACGTGAAATCGCAGAAACCAAAGCTGCGGACATGACTGGTGCTGACATTGAAGCGATGACTCGCTCAATCGAAGGTACTGCTCGTTCCATGGGCCTGGTAGTAGAGGACTAAGAAATGGCTAAGCTGACCAAGCGCATGCGCGTGATCCGTGACAAAGTTGATTCAACTAAACAGTATGACATCAACGAAGCTGTTGCTCTGCTGAAAGAACTGGCTACTGCCAAGTTCGTAGAAAGCGTTGACGTAGCTGTAAACCTGGGCATCGATGCTCGTAAATCTGACCAGAACGTTCGCGGTGCAACTGTACTGCCACACGGTACTGGCCGTTCCGTTCGCGTTGCCGTATTTGCCCAGGGCGCAAACGCTGAAGCTGCTAAAGCAGCCGGCGCTGAGCTGGTAGGTATGGAAGATCTGGCTGACCAGATCAAGAAAGGCGAAATGAACTTCGACGTTGTTATCGCATCTCCAGATGCAATGCGCGTTGTTGGCCAGCTGGGTCAGGTTCTGGGCCCACGCGGTCTGATGCCAAACCCGAAAGTTGGTACCGTAACTCCTAACGTTGCTGAAGCAGTGAAAAACGCTAAAGCCGGTCAGGTTCGTTACCGTAACGACAAAAACGGCATCATCCATACCACTATCGGTAAGGTTGATTTCGATGCAGATAAACTGAAAGAAAACCTGGAACACCTGCTGGTTGCGCTGAAAAAAGCGAAACCTTCACAGGCTAAAGGCGTTTTCATCAAGAAAGTTAGCCTGTCCACCACCATGGGCGCAGGCGTTGCAGTTGATCAGGCTGGCCTGAACGCTGCTGCTAACTAATCTGCTTTACGCGGGCGAAATTTTCATCTAGAATCTTACGCCCGTTGTTCTGTAAATATACAGAACCGACAGATTTTTAGGTTGGAGCCTGGCCTTATCCAGGCCTCCGTCCAAGACCGCAGGAGTGATAGCGAAAGATATCACTTAATACCCTGCGTAGACGGTGACAGAACCGACAAGAATTTTTCTTAACTGGATTCTGCTCACCGTGTTTGAGCGCTCTTCTACCTTCGGGTAAATGAGTGAAGTGAGTTCCGGGGAAATCCATCCCCGGCCCAAATCCAGGAGCACAAGCTAATGGCCTTAAATCTTCAAGACAAACAAGCGATTGTTGCTGAAGTCAGCGAAGTAGCCAAAGGCGCGCTGTCTGCGGTAGTTGCGGATTCTCGTGGCGTTACCGTAGATAAAATGACCGAACTGCGTAAAGCAGGTCGTGCGGCTGGCGTATACATGCGTGTTGTTCGTAACACCCTGCTGCGCCGCGTCGTTGAAGGTACTCAGTTCGAGTGCCTGAAAGACACGTTAACCGGTCCAACCTTGATTGCATACTCTATGGAACACCCGGGCGCTGCTGCTCGTCTGTTCAAAGAGTTCGCGAAAGCGAATGCAAAATTTGAGGTTAAAGCTGCAGCCTTTGAAGGCGAGCTGATCAGTGCGGCTCAGATCGACCGCCTGGCAACTCTGCCAACTTACGATGAAGCAATTGCACGCCTGATGGCAACCATGAAAGAAGCCGCTGCCGGCAAACTGGTTCGCACTCTGGCCGCTGTACGCGATCAGAAAGAAGCTGCTTAATCAGCCTTTCTTGTCACGTTTACTTGCTAACGTATAAACTTTTTCTGAATTTTAGGAACAACAAATGTCAATCACTAAAGACCAAATCATTGAAGCTGTTGCAGCTCTGTCTGTAATGGAAGTAGTTGAACTGATCGCCGCTATGGAAGAGAAGTTCGGTGTGTCTGCTGCTGCAGCTGTAGCTGTTGCTGCTGGCCCAGTAGAAGCTGCTGAAGAAAAAACTGAGTTCGACGTTGTACTGAAAGCTATCGGTGCTAACAAAGTTGCTGTAATCAAAGCCGTACGTGGCGCAACTGGTCTGGGCCTGAAAGAAGCCAAAGACCTGGTTGAGTCTGCACCTGCTGCCCTGAAAGAAGGCATCAGCAAAGACGACGCTGAAGCTCTGAAGAAAGCACTGGAAGAAGCTGGCGCAGAAGTTGAAGTTAAATAAGCCAACCTTTCAGGTTGCAGCCTGGGTTTAAGTAGTTCCAGGCTGATGGCTGGTGACTTTTTGGTCACCAGCCTTTTTGCGCTCTAAAGCATCAATGGTATTTCACACTGTTTAGCCATTGATTTGCTTAATATCTTTCTCTATCGACGACTTAATATACTGCTTTCCTGCATGGACCCTCTGTCCAGACAAAAGCAACGAAATGATTTAAGCGTGATAGAAAGAGGTATTACAAAAGGTGTTCTACCTTTTGCACAACACAAAACAGCGTTGCATGAACTGTCCCCACTGGACGGACAGAAAGGTTCTACTTTTCAGCGAGCTGAGGAACCCAATGGTTTACTCCTATACCGAGAAAAAACGCATTCGTAAGGATTTTGGAAAACGTCCACAAGTTCTGGACATTCCATATCTCCTTTCTATCCAGCTTGACTCGTTCCAGAAGTTTATCGAGCAAGATCCGGAAGGTCAGTATGGTCTGGAAGCAGCATTCCGTTCCGTATTCCCAATCCAAAGCTACAGCGGTAACTCTGAGCTGCAGTACGTCAGCTACCGTTTAGGCGAACCTGTATTTGATGTGAAAGAGTGTCAGATTCGTGGCGTCACGTACTCTGCACCCCTGCGCGTAAAACTGCGCCTGGTGATCTACGAGCGCGAAGCGCCGGAAGGCACAGTCAAAGACATCAAAGAACAAGAAGTGTACATGGGTGAAATTCCACTCATGACCGATAACGGTACCTTTGTTATCAACGGTACTGAGCGCGTTATCGTTTCTCAGCTGCATCGTAGCCCTGGTGTCTTCTTCGACAGCGATAAGGGTAAAACCCACTCGTCGGGTAAAGTGCTGTATAACGCACGTATCATCCCTTACCGTGGTTCATGGTTGGACTTCGAGTTTGACCCGAAAGACAACCTGTTCGTCCGTATTGACCGTCGTCGTAAGCTGCCGGCCAGTATCATCCTGCGCGCGCTGAATTATACCACTGAGCAGATCCTTGACCTGTTCTTCGACAAAGTGGTTTATGAAATTCGCGACAACAAGCTGCAGATGGAGCTGATCCCTGAGCGTCTGCGCGGTGAAACGGCCTCGTTCGATATCGAATCTAACGGTACTGTCTACGTTGAGAAAGGCCGCCGTATTACCGCGCGCCATATTCGTCAGCTGGAAAAAGACAGCGTTGCGCATATCGAAGTCCCTGTTGAATACATTGCGGGTAAAGTCGTCGCTAAAGATTACATCGACGAAGGTACCGGCGAGCTGCTGATTGCGGCGAACATGGAGCTGTCCCTGGATCTGCTGGCTAAACTGAGCCAGTCCGGTCACAAACGCATTGAAACCCTGTTCACCAACGACCTGGATCACGGCCCGTATATCTCTGAAACGCTGCGCGTTGACCCAACCAGCGATCGCCTGAGCGCGCTGGTTGAGATCTACCGTATGATGCGTCCTGGTGAGCCACCAACGCGTGAAGCGGCCGAAAACCTGTTTGAGAATCTGTTCTTCTCTGAAGACCGCTACGATCTGTCTGCGGTTGGCCGTATGAAGTTCAACCGTTCTCTGATGCGTGACGAGATCGAAGGTTCCGGTATCCTGAGCAAAGACGACATCATTCAGGTGATGAAGAAGCTCATCGGTATCCGTAACGGTATTGGCGAAGTGGATGACATCGACCACCTCGGCAACCGTCGTATCCGTTCCGTCGGCGAAATGGCAGAAAACCAGTTCCGCGTAGGTCTGGTCCGCGTTGAGCGTGCGGTGAAAGAGCGTCTGTCCCTGGGCGATCTGGATACCCTGATGCCACAGGATATGATCAACGCCAAGCCAATCTCTGCGGCAGTGAAAGAGTTCTTTGGTTCCAGCCAGCTTTCCCAGTTTATGGACCAGAACAACCCGCTGTCTGAGATCACGCACAAGCGTCGTATTTCTGCACTTGGCCCGGGCGGTCTGACCCGTGAGCGCGCAGGCTTTGAAGTTCGAGACGTACACCCGACGCACTACGGTCGCGTATGTCCAATCGAAACGCCTGAAGGTCCAAACATCGGTCTGATTAACTCGCTGTCCGTGTACGCACAGACCAACGAGTATGGTTTCCTGGAAACCCCGTACCGTCGCGTGCGCGAAGGTGTGGTAACCGACGAAATTCATTACCTCTCTGCAATTGAAGAGGGTAACTACGTTATCGCTCAGGCAAACACCAACCTCGACGACGAAGGTCACTTCGTAGACGACCTGGTGACCTGCCGTAGCAAAGGCGAATCGAGCCTGTTCAGCCGCGATCAGGTTGACTACATGGACGTTTCCACCCAGCA is part of the Erwinia sp. SLM-02 genome and harbors:
- the rplL gene encoding 50S ribosomal protein L7/L12 — protein: MSITKDQIIEAVAALSVMEVVELIAAMEEKFGVSAAAAVAVAAGPVEAAEEKTEFDVVLKAIGANKVAVIKAVRGATGLGLKEAKDLVESAPAALKEGISKDDAEALKKALEEAGAEVEVK
- the rplA gene encoding 50S ribosomal protein L1; this encodes MAKLTKRMRVIRDKVDSTKQYDINEAVALLKELATAKFVESVDVAVNLGIDARKSDQNVRGATVLPHGTGRSVRVAVFAQGANAEAAKAAGAELVGMEDLADQIKKGEMNFDVVIASPDAMRVVGQLGQVLGPRGLMPNPKVGTVTPNVAEAVKNAKAGQVRYRNDKNGIIHTTIGKVDFDADKLKENLEHLLVALKKAKPSQAKGVFIKKVSLSTTMGAGVAVDQAGLNAAAN
- the rplJ gene encoding 50S ribosomal protein L10, whose amino-acid sequence is MALNLQDKQAIVAEVSEVAKGALSAVVADSRGVTVDKMTELRKAGRAAGVYMRVVRNTLLRRVVEGTQFECLKDTLTGPTLIAYSMEHPGAAARLFKEFAKANAKFEVKAAAFEGELISAAQIDRLATLPTYDEAIARLMATMKEAAAGKLVRTLAAVRDQKEAA
- the rplK gene encoding 50S ribosomal protein L11 — encoded protein: MAKKVQAYVKLQVSAGMANPSPPVGPALGQQGVNIMEFCKAFNAKTESLEKGLPIPVVITVYSDRSFTFVTKTPPAAVLLKKAAGIKSGSGKPNKDKVGKVSRAQVREIAETKAADMTGADIEAMTRSIEGTARSMGLVVED